Proteins encoded in a region of the Trichosurus vulpecula isolate mTriVul1 chromosome 9, mTriVul1.pri, whole genome shotgun sequence genome:
- the CDC25A gene encoding M-phase inducer phosphatase 1, which translates to MELGPEPPHRRRLHFACSSPPAVVKALFPAGPEGLSPVTNLAVTMDQLRGLGSECELQLETKNSSSLQRTSSSESTDSGFCLDSPGPLDRKENLEKPMRRINSLPQKLLGCSPALKRSHFDSFDCDIFQLSDHDENKENEVFEFKKPTRPVPRGPLQGLGEVKDVFTQRQNSAPAQMFSTSEKDNSELANYFPLFLPQSPLTSLADEDDGFLEILDGENLKNDDETSSCMSSLWTAPLVMRRTANQGKRCKLFESSSTLSTMTRPVLKRLERCEDSPPVNTKKRKSTIEEPTEEAMKLNESLQPTISQLPSTEDTIKSILDSDQRDLIGDFSKGYLFHTVAGKHEDLKYISPEIMASVLNGKFANLIKEFVIIDCRYPYEYEGGHIKGAVNLHMEEEVEAFLLKKPIRPTDDKRVIVVFHCEFSSERGPRMCRFVRERDRLDNEYPKLHYPELYVLKGGYKDFFLKCKSYCEPPSYRPMHHEDFKEDLKKFRTKSRTWAGEKSKREMYSRLKKL; encoded by the exons ATGGAGCTGGGCCCGGAGCCCCCGCACCGCCGCCGCCTCCACTTCGCTTGCAGTTCTCCGCCCGCGGTCGTCAAGGCCCTGTTCCCGGCTGGCCCCGAGGGGCTGTCCCCGGTCACCAACCTCGCGGTCACCATGGACCAGCTGCGGGGCCTGGGCAG TGAATGTGAGCTTCAGCTGGAAACAAAGAATAGCAGCAGCCTACAGCGGACAAGCTCCTCAGAGTCTACAGATTCAG GTTTTTGTCTGGATTCTCCTGGGCCCCTGGATAGAAAAGAAAA CCTTGAAAAACCCATGAGGAGAATAAACTCCCTGCCa CAGAAGCTCCTAGGGTGTAGCCCTGCCCTAAAGAGAAGCCATTTTGATTCATTTGACTGTGATATCTTTCAGCTAAGTGACCATGATGAAAACAAGGAAAAT GAGGTCTTTGAGTTTAAGAAGCCAACAAGACCTGTACCCCGTGGCCCTCTTCAAGGACTTGGAGAAGTCAAAGATGTCTTCACCCAAAGGCAGAATTCAGCCCCTGCTCAAATG TTTTCCACCAGTGAAAAGGATAACAGTGAACTTGCAAACTacttccctctcttcctgccACAGTCTCCTCTGACCTCTCTGGCTGATGAGGATGATGGATTCTTGGAAATACTTGACGGAGAGAACCTGAAG aATGATGATGAAACGTCATCATGCATGTCAAGCCTTTGGACAGCTCCCCTAGTAATGAGAAGGACAGCAAACCAA GGTAAACGGTGTAAGCTGTTTGAATCCTCGTCTACACTCAGCACCATGACCCGTCCTGTGTTGAAGAGACTGGAACGTTGTGAGGATTCCCCACCAGTaaacacaaaaaagaggaaaagcacaATAGAGGAACCTACTGAAGAAGCAATGAAACTCAATGAG AGCCTGCAGCCAACTATATCCCAGTTACCTTCCACAGAAGACACCATCAAGAGTATTTTGGACAGTGACCAGAGGGACCTCATTGGTGATTTCTCAAAG GGTTACCTTTTTCACACAGTTGCTGGGAAGCATGAGGATCTAAAATATATTTCTCCAGAAATA ATGGCATCTGTGTTGAATGGGAAGTTTGCAAATCTGATTAAAGAGTTTGTCATCATCGACTGCAGATATCCGTATGAATATGAAGGAGGCCATATCAAG GGTGCAGTGAACTTACACATGGAAGAAGAGGTGGAAGCCTTCTTGCTGAAGAAACCCATCAGGCCAACAGACGACAAACGTGTCATTGTTGTTTTCCACTGTGAATTTTCTTCAGAGCGAGGGCCCCGAAT GTGCAGATTTGTGAGAGAGCGGGACCGATTGGATAACGAATACCCCAAACTCCACTACCCTGAACTCTATGTTTTAAAAGGAGGGTACAAGGACTTCTTTTTAAAGTGCAAG TCATACTGTGAGCCCCCAAGCTACCGTCCCATGCACCATGAAGATTTTAAGGAAGACCTGAAGAAATTTCGCACCAAGAGTCGGACATGGGCAGgggagaaaagcaaaagagaaatgtACAGTCGCCTAAAGAAGCTCTGA